The sequence AATGATGAAGATATTGATACAATCGGCGGTTGGATTTTAACAGAGAACTATGAAGCCAAACAAGGAGATATGATCCAGCTTGGTGACTATTCCTTTAAAATTATTGATATGGAAGAGCATCATATCAAATATGTCGAAGTGACAAGAACGCAAGCACAAGAGGAAAAAGATCATCTATCCATTACGATAAATGGTGATAACAATCTCTCCTCTCATGTTCCATTAGCTCAATCAAAAGCATTTTAATAGATGAAACAACTTGCTGTTGCTAGTATCATGCAAATTCTAATTCTATATGAAAATAGTAAAACCTCCTTTAACCAATATGGTTAAAGGAGGTTTTTTGTTTTTCCTAAGCATGACTCAAAATACACAAAATCAGCATCCGTCAACAATCATCGTCACTTTCTCTACGATTTGCCAAATTTGTAAAAATATATTCGCAAAGTGTTCATAAAGTCGCATGACCTTTTTGCTATAGTAAAGATAGAAAAAATTAAAATTAAAGATTGTAAGGAGGTAAAAAGAAATGGAAAGTCTTATGTTAGCAAGGATACAGTTTGCATCAACAACTATTTTTCACTTCATTTTCGTACCATTATCCATTGGTTTAGCATTCATTATTGCAATTATGCAAACATTGTATCTCGTCAAGAAAAAAGAGGTTTACAAAGAAATGACACAATTTTGGGGGAAATTCTTCCTCATCAACTTTGCTGTCGGAGTTGTAACTGGAATCATCCAAGAGTTTCAATTTGGGATGAACTGGTCCAGCTACTCTAGATTCATGGGGGATGTATTTGGGGCTCCACTCGCCATCGAAGCACTCTTAGCTTTCTTTATTGAATCTACCTTCATTGGACTATGGATTTTCGGCTGGGACAAATTATCTAAAAAGTTACACTTAGCCTGTATATGGCTTGTAGCAATCTCTACAATGCTCTCGGCTTTTTGGATCTTAACAGCAAACTCGTTTATGCAAAATCCAGTTGGCTATGTGATTCAAAACGGACGTGCTGAAACAAATGATTTCTTAGCAATTATAACAAATCCTAAATTATTAGTCGCTTTCCCACACGTTATTTTTGGAGCATTAGGTACTGGGGCGTTTTTTGTTGTCGGAATTAGTGCATGGTATTATTTGAAAAAACGGAATCTTGATTTCTTCAAACGTTCCATGACCATTGGATTAATTGTTGGTATGGTTTCAAGTCTAGGAATCGCCTTTTCTGGACACTCTCAATCAACCTATCTAATGAGCGCACAGCCAATGAAAATGGCTGCAGCTGAGGGTTTATATGAGGATAGTGGCGATCCGGCTGCTTGGACAGTATTTGCCAATATTGATACCGAAAACAAAGAATCATCAATGAAATTAGAAATCCCTTATGCACTGAGCTATTTAGCCTATGGTCAGTTTAAAGGAAAAGTTGAAGGAATGAATTCACTTCAATCCCAATATGAGGAATTATATGGAGAAGGGGATTATATTCCACCAGTAAAAACAACTTTCTGGAGCTTTAGAATTATGGCAGGAATTGGCGGACTCCTCATCTTATTAAGTATCATCGGACTTTATTGGAACAGCCGAGGTACACTTGTTCATAAAAGCACATATTTAAAAATCATGTTTGGAACCTTATTTTTACCATTTATCGCTAATACTTTTGGATGGATTATGTCAGAAATTGGCCGTCAACCATGGATTGTTAATGGATTAATGAAAACAGCAAATGGGGTTTCACCAACAGTCTCAGCGGGTTCTGTTCTCTTTTCACTTGTTGCTTTTTCATTAATTTATACCCTCTTAGCAGCTGCGATGGTTAAATTATTTGTGAAAGTAGTACAAGATGGACCTTATGAAAAACAAAAAGTGGACCATGGCACGACTGATCCATTTAGTACGGGAGGGTTTGAACATGCAACTGAGTGAGTTATGGTTTATTCTTGTCGCTGTCCTATTCATTGGATTTATGTTTTTAGAAGGATTTGATTTTGGGGTAGGAATGAGTACAAAGTTTCTCGCTCAAAATGAACTTGAAAAACGAATACTAATCAATTCGATCGGACCTTTCTGGGATGCGAATGAAGTATGGCTAATTACTGCTGGGGGAGCCATGTTCGCTGCTTTCCCACATTGGTACGCTACTCTTTTCAGTGGTTATTACTTGCCTTTTGTTGTTTTATTACTAGCCCTTATCGCGCGTGGGGTCGCCTTTGAATTTAGAGGAAAGTTAGAATCTTTAAAATGGAAAAAAACTTGGGACTTATCGATCCTTTATGGCAGCCTATTACCACCATTTTTAGTAGGGGTTCTTTGCTCTAGCTTAATTAAGGGTGTACCTATTGATGCCGAAATGAATATGACGGCTGGATTTTTTGATATCGTTAACCTTTACACCGTTGTTGGCGGAATTGCCGTTGTGTTATTAAGCTATATGCATGGCTTAATGTTTATCCAGTTGAAAACTGATGGAGACATTCGAAAACGTGCGAATGACCAAGCGAAAAAAATCTACTTGCCGCTGGGAGCAGTCATTATTTTATTTGTCGTGTTAACTGGCGTTTATACAAATGCCCTTGCTGAAAGAGGAAATATCTTAATTCCACTTTATGGAGTTGCTGTTATTCTATACTTAGCCCTATTCACATTACTAAAGAATAAAAAAGAAGGGTATAGTTTTACAGCTACTGGTTTAATTATTATTCTTGTCACAGCATCGTTCTTTATTGCATTGTTCCCGAATGTCATGATTAGTTCAACAGACATTGCCAATAATATAACGGTTTATAATGCAGCTTCTGGTGAGTATTCACTTAAAATCATGACGATTGTCGCTTTAACAATGGTTCCCATTGTTCTTGCTTATACTATTTGGAGTTACTATGTATTCAGAAAACGCGTAACTCCTAAGGAGCATTTAGAATATTAATGGATAAATATCTTTTTCGCTATAAAGGGATTAAACCTCATATGTTCATCGTTGGAATATTAACGGTGTTACAAGGGATTACCATTATTGCACAAGCCGTATTTTTGGCAAAGGCGATTTCATATATGTTTGATGGGACAGCATCATCTGCTGTCCTTCCCTTATTTCTAGGTTTTGCCTGTTCCTATATCATCCGGCATTTTATTCAATGGATAAAGGAAAGACTGAGCTACCGGTTTGCTGAGAAAACGGCTAGTAATATCCAAGGCCAATTTATTCGCAAATTATTCGAATTAGGGCCGCGTGGAATCCGCGAAAAAGGATCAGGAAACATGATCACCCTTGCTCTAGAGGGAATTCCCGGATTTCGAACCTATTTGGAACTTTTTATTCCAAGGGCCATTTCGATGATGGTCATTCCGATTGCCGTTCTTATTTATGTATTTGCATTTGATGTGCTATCTGGTATTGTTCTCTTGCTGACTATGCCTATTTTAATTGCTTTCTTAATCTTACTCGGTCTTGTTGCACAGAAATACGCGAATGCACAATGGGGTTCCTATCAATTATTGTCACGCCATTTTGTTGATTCTTTACGAGGACTCTTAACGTTAAAATACTTAGGAAGAAGTAAATCACATAAATATGCAATTAAAGCCGTCAGTGAAAAGTACCGAATTGCTACGAATAAATCATTAAGACTTGCCTTTTTATCTTCATTTTCACTTGATTTTTTCACTAGTTTATCTGTTGCGGTCGTAGCAGTAGAACTTGGAATTCGTCTCATTGATGGCGTAATTGGCCTCCAAGCAGCCTTAACGATTCTTATTTTGGCACCTGAATATTTCCAACCAATCCGGGATTTGGGAAATGATTATCACGCCACAATGGATGGGAAAGATGCCGGAAAGCAAATCAACCGAATGTTGTCTGTTCCGGCACAGGGTCAATCATCAAATACAGAGATTCCTCAATGGAATGAAAAAAAGCAAATTAACGGTTCAACAAGCAACTAAACAAGGTGATGAACAAGACAAGTTCATTTTACAGGAGTTAAACTTTGAAGTGCTTGGGAACCAAAAAGTAGGAATTATCGGACCATCTGGTGCAGGAAAATCGACTCTCATCGACCTTTTATCAGGATTTACGAACATGACTAGTGGTTCAATTACAGTAAATGGAACGAACATAGACTCTTTTACAAATCAGAATTGGCAAAACCAACTAACTTACATTCCCCAGCATCCCTATATATTTGCCGGAACGATTGCGGATAATCTCCGTTTATACGCACCTGATGCTAAAGAAGATGAAATGAATCAAGCTATAGGGATAACGGGGCTTTCTACTTTAGTCCAACAATTGCCAAATGGATTAAACGAACGAATTGGTCAAGGCGGAAGAACATTAAGCGGTGGTGAGGAGCAAAGAATTGCCCTGACTCGTTCTCTGCTTTTAAACCGTCCGGTTATGCTTTTTGATGAACCAACTGCACATTTAGATATTGAAACTGAGCATGAAATTAAACGTTTAATCATGCCGCTTATGGCCAATAAGCTCGTCTTCTTTGCAACCCACCGTCTACATTGGATGCGTGAAATGGATGTTATTTTTGTGATTGAAAATGGAAGAATTGTTGAAAAGGGAACACATGAAGAGTTATTAACGAGTAAAGGTGCATATTTCCGGCTCATACAGGCACAGCAAGGAGGGATAATGGAATGAAGCTTTATCAAAATTATATTCTTCCCTATCTTAAACAATATCAAAAATCCATTATACTGGCGATTCTCTTTGGATTTCTAACGGTATTAGGAGCATCATTACTCACCTTTACCTCTGGATACTTAATTTCCCGTGCTGCCGAGCGGCCTGAAAATATTTTAATGGTTTATGTACCGGTTGTCCTTGTGCGCACATTTGGTATTTCTCGTGCGGTCACCCATTATTTTGAACGATTAGCAGGTCATAATGCGGTTTTAAAAATCCTTTCCCAAATGAGGGTGAAATTATATTCAATTATCGAGCCGCAAGCCTTATTTATTCGCTCTCGTTTTCAAACTGGAGATTTACTTGGGACATTATCTGACGATATTGAACACTTGCAGGATGTCTATATACGGACGATTTTCCCAACATTGATCGGATTAAGCCTATATGTAGCCGCGATTATCTCACTAGCCGTATTCGATTGGTTATTTGCGTTATGGATTGCCTTTTGTTTAGGGATTATTGTTTTCCTCTACCCACTGCTATCCCTTTACCTACTTAAAAAGCGACAGATCCAACAAAAACAAAAAAGAGCCAAGCTTTATCAAACGTTAACCGATACGGTCTTAGGTCTGGGTGATTGGATAATTAGCGGTCAAAAAGAGCGCTTTATAAAGCAATTTACTAAAGATACCCAAGAAAATAATGCAATCGACAGAACGATTAGATATTGGAATCAATCTCGTGCTTTTCAATTGCAAGTGATCACAGGGATTATATTAATCTTTATGGGAATTTGGTCAGGAAATCAAGCTCATGCAGGTTTAATTGCCCCAACCTATATTGCGGCATTTACCCTTGTTACAATCCCTATTGCCGAGTCACTAATCCCGATTTCCCATGCGATTGAACGGTTTCCAACTTATACGGAGTCATTAAAGCGAATCGAACAGATTAAGAAATATGTCCCTGAGAGTTCAGACATTGAAGAGAAAGCCCCTGTATCATCAAGTGCTACAATTCAATTAAACGATGTACATTATCGGTATGAAGGAGAACAAAAGGATACTCTCCAACAAATTTCAATAGTGATACCACAAGGCAGGAAAATTGCAATTCTAGGAAAAAGTGGAGCAGGAAAATCAACACTTATTCAATTGTTGTTAGGTGCCCATACTCCTACAAGGGGACGGGTTGATATTAATGGTTATACCCCTAGGCAATATGGCGAAGAGATATTCCAAATGGTGAGTGTGTTAAACCAGAAGCCTTATTTATTTGCAACAACGATTAAAAACAATATTCGATTAGGGAATCAAGATGCAACGAATAAAGAAATCGAACAGGTCATTAAGCAAGTTCAGTTGGATCAATACATTCATTCACTGCCAAGGGGTTACAACACAAATATGGAGGAAAGCGGCCAACGTTTTTCAGGTGGGGAAAGACAAAGAATTGCACTAGCTCGAATCTTATTAAAAAATACACCCATCGTCATTCTTGATGAACCAACCGTCGGGCTTGACCCACAAACAGAAAGACAGTTGCTAGATACCATTTTTACAACACTACAGGATAAAACAATCATCTGGGTGACCCACCATTTAATAGGAATTGAAAAAATGGATGAAGTACTGTTTTTTGACAATGGTCACATCACGATGAAAGGATCTCATGAAGAACTGCTTCAAACAAATGAACGGTATCGTCAACTTTACCAATTGGATAAAGGGATTTAAAAAAAGCTGAGTAGATCCCTCAGCTTTTTTATTTATTTACGACTTTATCTTCTTCCTTATTGGTCACTTCTAATACATCAAGCAAGAAAACAAAAATTGGAATCCCGATGATTAGTCCCCAAACACCAAAGAAATGCTCGCCAAAAATTAAAACAATAAATGTATAAAAGATGGGTAAATCCGTCTTTGAGCTCATCAGTTTAGGGTTTAAAATATAAGCCTCAATGGCATGAATTACGGCTATGGTAAGCAAAACATAAAACACCTGGATAAATCCCCCGATACTATAAGCAATTAAGCTTAGAGGGATAAGTGATATAATGACCCCTGCAACGGGTATAAGTCCAAGGAAAAAAATCATAATTCCTAAACCCAATAATTGAGGAAAATCCATAATCCATAAAGAGATTAATGTTAAAATCGTATTTACGATAGCAATAATAAATTGTGCTTCAATGACCTTGCCAAACGTTCTGACAAATTTTCCTCCAAAGAAGGAAATTTCCTGGTAAAAAGGCGCTAATTTACTATCTTTAAACTGACTTGTAAAGCTCTGTAGTCTAGGCTTTTCTAATAAGAAGAAAAGACTAAGCAGAATGGCTAAAAATAATTGAAGAGCAAAATGGCTAAAGTCTGAAAAATATTTCATGACAAAGGCAAGCCCTTGTTCAATATATTGAGAAATCTGGTTGCCATCAACCAAACTGACGATATAATTAATCACGATATTATCTTCTTGTGGTTGTTGATAAAAAGTTGTAACTTGTTTGATCAATTGGGTAATCTCGTTAATAATCATTGGTAAATATTTCACAATTCCTAAAACTAAAATACCAACAATAATCGTATATAGAAGCAAAACAATGACATTTCGATTAATCGGAATTCTTTTTAAAACGAAGGAAGAAAGTCGATCCATAAGAAAGGTAAAAATAAAAGTAAGGAGGATAAAATCAATCATACTTCTCATGCTATATAATACAAGTGCAATGAGAAGAAAGATAAGTACACGTCTTACCCCTTTATTTTGGAAAAAGTTTGCCAATTCATTCATGATTGATTATACTCTTTTTTCTTCTTAATCTAAAAAGCTTATTATATTAATATTAGCTTATTTCAGCCTGTTAGTATAGGAAAAATAAATGAATAAATGATAACAAAAAAAGAGATGAACCTTTATTTCAGTCCATCCCTGTTCTTAATTTAGATAAATTTCCTCTGAATGTTTTTCCCATCATACGTAAATAATATCGTTCTTTCTTCACTAATCGTTTCCAAATGGATGGCCCTTCCCCAAAGTTGATAAATATAAGGCATTACCTTTTCTAAATAACGTAAATCTAGTTCAATCCCCTCATACCAATGTTTCAAATAAAGCTCTCCACTTTTTATATAATCGCCGTCATTGACGGTTATATATGGAAATCCTCCATTCACACGGGAATTGACGAGCTGATCGCGAACATTTTCCCATGATTTATCAACAATTTTATATTCCTTTCCTTGCTTTTGGAAAAGATACATATCTTCACGCATAACGAGGTCTTTCGTTAAATAGTTACGTAAAAAGGAAATATCCGATTCAATTTCTCGAACTTCAAAGATTTTATCCCGACCAGAGCCTGGTTCTACTCCTCTTAATTTCATCTCTTCTGTTGGATTATTAAAACGCTCTTCAATATCCTCAAAAATTTTCAACCCTAAATAATAGGGGTTAATGCCTGTTTTGGAAGGCTGCACAACCCCCGCATTTAGCTTGGCAAATTCAATGGCTTCATCACTTGTGAGATCCATCGCTCGGAGAATTCGTTGATGCCAATAAGAAGCCCAGCCTTCATTCATAATTTTCGTTTCCAATTGCGGCCAAAAATATAGCATTTCCTCGCGCATCATCGTTAAAATATCTCGTTGCCAATCGTCTAGTTCCCGACTGTATTGTTCAATAAATAATAATATATCTTTTTCAGGTCGTGGCGGGAGCTTTTTAATTCTTTTTTTCTTCTCCGTTTTTTCCGCTCTTTCATCTAAACCCCATAAATCATCATATGGAGATTGCTTTACCTCTTCCTCTTCAAACTCCACATCATTCATATCCCATGCAAGTTTTGGCCTCATTAAAGATGGATCAATATGCTCTTCGATTGCCAACACCGCATCTAAAAAGACTTCTACTTCATGCTTTCCATGTTGGATTTCATATTGACGGATACGGTCAGCCGTTGCAGCCATACTTTCAACCATCTCACGCTTTGTATTTCTAAAACGAGAGTTATTTTTGAAGAAATCACAATGCGCTAACACATGGGCAACAATTAATTTATTCTGAATGAGTGAATTTGAGTCAAGTAAAAATGCATAACATGGATCAGAGTTGATTACCAGTTCATATATTTTTGATAAGCCTAGGTCATAATGAAGCTTCATCTTATGAAATTGCTTTCCAAAACTCCAGTGAGAAAAACGTGTCGGCATTCCATATGCACCAAATGTATAAATAATATCTGCAGGACAGATTTCATAACGCATTGGATAAAAGTCTAACCCAAAATCTGTCGCAATTTCAGTGATTTCATCAATCGCATACTCTAACTTTTTGCGATCTGTCTCATTCATCCACTTCTCCCCCTTCATACTCCCTATCACAATTGTATGAAAAAACAAGTAAAATCATGATAGGAAAAGCGGAAGCATACAGGTAAAACAGTACTTGCCTTAAGATGTGAGGGTAAAAAGCCATTATTCCAATTTAACTTTAGCAATATGACCAACATTTTCACAGTAAGTTTTATGTTAATGGTCATATACTATCTTTAACTCCTTAGAGTAAAGGAGGCAAGTAGATGTTAAAAATGGATTACGATCGGGCTTTGTACTATACACACCGCTCAGAATGGGACAACTTATTAATTCTCATGGTTCGAACAAAAGACCATTTTTTAGCAAAAAAAATTGAGCATTTTCTACACGCTTACAATTTTGAAAAAGATTATCGAGTCATTGAGAAACATTTATATTCTTTACTAAGATACATCGAACATGCAAATGGAATCATAGACCAAGAAATGGGTTATGGTTCTATGTATGAAACCATGTATTAATTTTGAATAAAGTGAAACTTCCATCATTGGAGTGTTTCTTTCATCCCCCACTGATGGAAAGCTTTAGGCCACAGCATGCCGGTCACGCAGACGTTGCCGTAGGCGCACTTAGTCTGTGTTCAACTTCTGGAGCTTTACGGGCAGTTGATTCCCCATCTATCTTCTTTTAATACTAAGACCTTTAGGTGGGAGTAATTACTTCCCGTTAGCCTGATAAATAAAAGGTGTCGGTCACACATTTCTGTGGTACCGACACCTTTTATGTTAATTTGA is a genomic window of Niallia sp. XMNu-256 containing:
- the cydB gene encoding cytochrome d ubiquinol oxidase subunit II, whose translation is MQLSELWFILVAVLFIGFMFLEGFDFGVGMSTKFLAQNELEKRILINSIGPFWDANEVWLITAGGAMFAAFPHWYATLFSGYYLPFVVLLLALIARGVAFEFRGKLESLKWKKTWDLSILYGSLLPPFLVGVLCSSLIKGVPIDAEMNMTAGFFDIVNLYTVVGGIAVVLLSYMHGLMFIQLKTDGDIRKRANDQAKKIYLPLGAVIILFVVLTGVYTNALAERGNILIPLYGVAVILYLALFTLLKNKKEGYSFTATGLIIILVTASFFIALFPNVMISSTDIANNITVYNAASGEYSLKIMTIVALTMVPIVLAYTIWSYYVFRKRVTPKEHLEY
- a CDS encoding AI-2E family transporter yields the protein MNELANFFQNKGVRRVLIFLLIALVLYSMRSMIDFILLTFIFTFLMDRLSSFVLKRIPINRNVIVLLLYTIIVGILVLGIVKYLPMIINEITQLIKQVTTFYQQPQEDNIVINYIVSLVDGNQISQYIEQGLAFVMKYFSDFSHFALQLFLAILLSLFFLLEKPRLQSFTSQFKDSKLAPFYQEISFFGGKFVRTFGKVIEAQFIIAIVNTILTLISLWIMDFPQLLGLGIMIFFLGLIPVAGVIISLIPLSLIAYSIGGFIQVFYVLLTIAVIHAIEAYILNPKLMSSKTDLPIFYTFIVLIFGEHFFGVWGLIIGIPIFVFLLDVLEVTNKEEDKVVNK
- a CDS encoding SpoVR family protein, whose translation is MNETDRKKLEYAIDEITEIATDFGLDFYPMRYEICPADIIYTFGAYGMPTRFSHWSFGKQFHKMKLHYDLGLSKIYELVINSDPCYAFLLDSNSLIQNKLIVAHVLAHCDFFKNNSRFRNTKREMVESMAATADRIRQYEIQHGKHEVEVFLDAVLAIEEHIDPSLMRPKLAWDMNDVEFEEEEVKQSPYDDLWGLDERAEKTEKKKRIKKLPPRPEKDILLFIEQYSRELDDWQRDILTMMREEMLYFWPQLETKIMNEGWASYWHQRILRAMDLTSDEAIEFAKLNAGVVQPSKTGINPYYLGLKIFEDIEERFNNPTEEMKLRGVEPGSGRDKIFEVREIESDISFLRNYLTKDLVMREDMYLFQKQGKEYKIVDKSWENVRDQLVNSRVNGGFPYITVNDGDYIKSGELYLKHWYEGIELDLRYLEKVMPYIYQLWGRAIHLETISEERTILFTYDGKNIQRKFI
- a CDS encoding cytochrome ubiquinol oxidase subunit I, producing MESLMLARIQFASTTIFHFIFVPLSIGLAFIIAIMQTLYLVKKKEVYKEMTQFWGKFFLINFAVGVVTGIIQEFQFGMNWSSYSRFMGDVFGAPLAIEALLAFFIESTFIGLWIFGWDKLSKKLHLACIWLVAISTMLSAFWILTANSFMQNPVGYVIQNGRAETNDFLAIITNPKLLVAFPHVIFGALGTGAFFVVGISAWYYLKKRNLDFFKRSMTIGLIVGMVSSLGIAFSGHSQSTYLMSAQPMKMAAAEGLYEDSGDPAAWTVFANIDTENKESSMKLEIPYALSYLAYGQFKGKVEGMNSLQSQYEELYGEGDYIPPVKTTFWSFRIMAGIGGLLILLSIIGLYWNSRGTLVHKSTYLKIMFGTLFLPFIANTFGWIMSEIGRQPWIVNGLMKTANGVSPTVSAGSVLFSLVAFSLIYTLLAAAMVKLFVKVVQDGPYEKQKVDHGTTDPFSTGGFEHATE
- a CDS encoding YhdB family protein — encoded protein: MLKMDYDRALYYTHRSEWDNLLILMVRTKDHFLAKKIEHFLHAYNFEKDYRVIEKHLYSLLRYIEHANGIIDQEMGYGSMYETMY
- the cydC gene encoding thiol reductant ABC exporter subunit CydC, encoding MKLYQNYILPYLKQYQKSIILAILFGFLTVLGASLLTFTSGYLISRAAERPENILMVYVPVVLVRTFGISRAVTHYFERLAGHNAVLKILSQMRVKLYSIIEPQALFIRSRFQTGDLLGTLSDDIEHLQDVYIRTIFPTLIGLSLYVAAIISLAVFDWLFALWIAFCLGIIVFLYPLLSLYLLKKRQIQQKQKRAKLYQTLTDTVLGLGDWIISGQKERFIKQFTKDTQENNAIDRTIRYWNQSRAFQLQVITGIILIFMGIWSGNQAHAGLIAPTYIAAFTLVTIPIAESLIPISHAIERFPTYTESLKRIEQIKKYVPESSDIEEKAPVSSSATIQLNDVHYRYEGEQKDTLQQISIVIPQGRKIAILGKSGAGKSTLIQLLLGAHTPTRGRVDINGYTPRQYGEEIFQMVSVLNQKPYLFATTIKNNIRLGNQDATNKEIEQVIKQVQLDQYIHSLPRGYNTNMEESGQRFSGGERQRIALARILLKNTPIVILDEPTVGLDPQTERQLLDTIFTTLQDKTIIWVTHHLIGIEKMDEVLFFDNGHITMKGSHEELLQTNERYRQLYQLDKGI